The sequence below is a genomic window from Ferroacidibacillus organovorans.
GCGCAATCGCAAAATTTGGACGTTGAAGTTTTCCCTCGTACCAGTATCTCTGTCTCCCCACACATAGTTTATGATTGTTTCAGCACTGACGATCTCTCCTGTTCGTTCT
It includes:
- a CDS encoding winged helix-turn-helix domain-containing protein, whose protein sequence is ERTGEIVSAETIINYVWGDRDTGTRENFNVQILRLRKRIEIDYRSPKLILTVRGSGYILMTKNGGFRDG